The region CTGTTACGGGGTCAAACGGGCCATCAAGATCGCCGAGGAACACCCCGGCAGCGCCACCTACGGTCCTCTGATCCATAACAAAGATGAGATCGACCGGCTCAAGAGCTCCTTCGACATCGGTCTGGTGGAGAGTTTCGGAGAGGCAGAGCAGGTCGACTCCATCGTCATCCGCACCCACGGGATCCCCAAGAACGAGCTCAAAATGCTCAAAGCCGAAGGCAAAGAGATCATCAATGCCACCTGTCCCTACGTCACGACCCCCCAGCAGATCGTCGAACGGATGAGTCGGGAAGGGTACAGCATCGTGGTATTCGGCGACCGCAACCATCCGGAGATCAAGGGGGTCGTCAGTTATGCGGAGGATCCGAGGGACGCCTTCGTCGTTCTGGAAGAGTCGGAGCTGGAAAGCCTCCCCCTCAAATCCAAGGTGGCCGTCGTAGCCCAGACCACCCGCAAACCGGCCGACTTTCTCGAGATCGTCAATGCCCTGGTGCTGCGGGCCAAGGAGGTGCGGGTCTTCAACACCATCTGCAACGCCACTTTCGAAAACCAGGATGCCGCGGCGGAGCTGGCCAAAGAGGCCGATATGATGATCGTTATCGGCGGGAAGCACTCTTCCAACACCAAACAGCTCCACTCCATCTGCAAAAATTATTGCGAAGAGAGTTATCTGATCGAAAATGAAAACGAGCTCGACCCCGCCTGGTTCGAAGGCAAAGAGCTCTGCGGGATCAGCGCCGGGGCTTCGACTCCCGACTGGGTCGTGCAGAACGTTATCGCTCGTATCCGGGAGATCGAAGAGGTTACGCGGGCCCTTCGATCCGAGTAGCCTCCTCCCTTTCCCACCCCTCTTTAAACAAAATAGAGTATAATTAGCGCCAAACTCAGAGTAAAGTAAGGATAGGTATATGAAGTTCGAAGACATCGAAATCGAGGACGTTGATTTTGAAGCAATGCTGGAGGAGTCTTTCAAGAAGGAAGACCGCAGCAGTGGAGACCTGACCGAGGGCACCATCGTCAAAATCAACGAAGATGAAAACCAGGCGATCATCGATATCGGCCGGAAAAACGAAGCGGTCATCAGCCTGGATCAATTGCGGGACGAAGAGGGGAACCTGCTCTTCAAAGAGGGAGATGCCATTCCGGTCGTCATCACCGGTATGCGGGGCGAGCGGCCTATGGTTTCTTATGACTTGGCCAAGAAACGCCAGGCGATGAACGAATTCATCGAAGAGTATGATGAAAACCAGGAGTACATCGTCGAGGGGACCGTTACCAAGAAAAACAAGGGCGGATATGTCGTCGATGTGGACGGGCTGGAATTCTTCCTCCCCCGGACCCTCTCCTACCTCAGTTCCAAGACCGATGCCATCGGCAAAAAGGTCAAAGGGGTCATTGTCAAGGTCGATAAAGACAAGGGTTCCGTCGTCATCTCCCGCAAAGAGCTCATCGAGCGGGACAAGGCACGGGTCAACGAGATCGTCGAGAAGCTCCTGGAGAGCAAAGAGCCGGTGGTCGGAACCGTCAAAAAGATCACCAGCTACGGAATGTTCGTCGATGTCGGAGGAATGGATGGTCTGGTCCACTATTCCCAGATCTCCCACAAAGGGCCGGTCAATCCTTCCAAGTATTATCAGGAAGGGGACGAGGTCAATGTCGTCGCTTTGGATTACGACAAGAAGAAGCGCCACCTCTCCCTCTCCATCAAAGAGGCCAACCCCGATCCCTGGGAGAATATCGATGAGATCCTTGGCGTCGGCGATACAGTGACCGCTACCGTAAGCAACATCGAACCCTATGGAGTCTTCGTCGACCTGGGAGAGGATCTGGAAGCCTTCCTGCACGTCTCCGAGATCTCCTGGGACAAAAACGTCAAACACCCCAAAGATTTCCTCAATGTGGGTGACGAGATCGATGTAGAAGTGATCGAGATCGATCGGGAGAAGCGCCGCCTCCGCGTCAGCCGCAAAAGCCTGCTTCCCAAGCCGATGGAAGAGTTCGCCCAGAAGCACCGCGTCGGCGACATCGTGACCGGAACCGTCTCTTCCGTCACCGATTTCGGTGCTTTTGTCCGCCTGGATGGCGGAGTAGAAGGTCTTCTGCACAACCAGGAAGCTTCCTGGGACAAGAGCAAGCGGGCCAAAGATCTCTTCAACGTCGGTGATGAAGTCGAAGTGAAAATCATCAAGATCGAT is a window of Nitratifractor salsuginis DSM 16511 DNA encoding:
- a CDS encoding 30S ribosomal protein S1; translation: MKFEDIEIEDVDFEAMLEESFKKEDRSSGDLTEGTIVKINEDENQAIIDIGRKNEAVISLDQLRDEEGNLLFKEGDAIPVVITGMRGERPMVSYDLAKKRQAMNEFIEEYDENQEYIVEGTVTKKNKGGYVVDVDGLEFFLPRTLSYLSSKTDAIGKKVKGVIVKVDKDKGSVVISRKELIERDKARVNEIVEKLLESKEPVVGTVKKITSYGMFVDVGGMDGLVHYSQISHKGPVNPSKYYQEGDEVNVVALDYDKKKRHLSLSIKEANPDPWENIDEILGVGDTVTATVSNIEPYGVFVDLGEDLEAFLHVSEISWDKNVKHPKDFLNVGDEIDVEVIEIDREKRRLRVSRKSLLPKPMEEFAQKHRVGDIVTGTVSSVTDFGAFVRLDGGVEGLLHNQEASWDKSKRAKDLFNVGDEVEVKIIKIDTDAGKISLSKKALEKSPVETFAEEHKVGDIVTGTVKDKKDFGVFIALDDNVDALIRTEDLAPLNFDEIERGQEIKGVITHIDPRNDRIRVSVRRLERQEEREALNQLNQEQDSSMTLGDLIKDKLNK
- a CDS encoding 4-hydroxy-3-methylbut-2-enyl diphosphate reductase, translating into MKIKLASSYGFCYGVKRAIKIAEEHPGSATYGPLIHNKDEIDRLKSSFDIGLVESFGEAEQVDSIVIRTHGIPKNELKMLKAEGKEIINATCPYVTTPQQIVERMSREGYSIVVFGDRNHPEIKGVVSYAEDPRDAFVVLEESELESLPLKSKVAVVAQTTRKPADFLEIVNALVLRAKEVRVFNTICNATFENQDAAAELAKEADMMIVIGGKHSSNTKQLHSICKNYCEESYLIENENELDPAWFEGKELCGISAGASTPDWVVQNVIARIREIEEVTRALRSE